The Bacillota bacterium genome includes the window CCCATCGGGGAGGGGGTAATTCCCGCCTGGCACAGTTGCTGTTCTACCAGCTGCGCTTTCGCACCCTACACCTCCAGACAACAGCCAAACCTACTCGGTCGGTACCGGTATTCCCCCAGGTGGGTTCGGTGGCGGTGGGGTTGGGGTTTTTACTCCCTCCGGCGCGGTAGCGCGGAAGTAGAAGAAGATGACCGCCGCCACAATCACCACAACCACCACGATAGCCACTACCGGGTTGATCTCTTTCTTCATCACATCCTCCTCTATGGATGACAGGCGTAGCCACGCAGGGTTGCCGGAACCTCCCCCGACAACCCTGTGAGGTGCGTCCTTACTGCTGCGGGCTCATGTCCGGGCTCCACGGATAGTAAATCATCCGGTAGAACAGGTACTGGCTCTCGCCTGGACCACGCTGGCGAGGCGTCTTGGTGATGTCCATCAGGTTCTGCAGGAACTGCTTCGTGTAGTACTTTGCGTGTCCGTCCATGTGGATGGTGTTCATTCCGTCGTTATGTCGGAAGGCGAGACGCTGTCCCTCGGGCCCACCGTCTGGCTGTCCACTTTGATACACCCACCAGGCGTTATCGCCCCAGCCGGAACCGTCGTTGGCTTTCACCTCGTAGAAGGCGATGCGCTCTGACGGATACTTCAGCGTCTCGGTGTTCCAGGTGCCGTCCGGCGTCACCGTGCACTGTACGATGCCGTAGACGCTGATTCCGTAGGACTTGCCGCGATACTCCAGCCAGGGGTCATAGTTCTGGGTGTTGTCCCAGTCCAGCGCGTTGGCGGGCAAGCCGTGGCTGGGGCACTTGAAGATGCTTGTGTTCTTCACGTAGGGTTGTAGCATCCCGTTCCAGCAGTAGCCAGGACGGTCGAACGTCCAGAAAGTGTCTCGCATCGATGTATAGTCATAGTCCTGCAGATACATCATCATCGCGAGACCAATCTGCTTCATGTTGGACAGGCACGAAGCCTGCCTTGCCTTTTCCCGGGCTTGTGAGAACACCGGGAACAGAATCGCTGCCAGTATCGCGATAATCGCGATAACCACCAGCAGCTCAATCAGGGTGAAGCCGTGATTGCGTTTCATGGTGAACCCTCCTTTTGGTGTTGAGATGTGAAAGTGTTGTGCGAAAAGGGTGGTGCGCACGAGTCGCGCAGCACCACCTGGGCGGGTATCTCGACCCGGTGCGGCACCGGTTTGCCGTCCATCATGTCCATCAGCAGGCGCACACCGGTACGCGCCAGCTGCTCCAAATCCACCCGCACGGACGAAAGGGGCGGCTGCATGGTGGTGCAGAAAGGCTCGTCATCGAAGCCGATGAGCGAGAGCTCTTCCGGCACCCGAACGCTCATCTCCGTAATCGCGGGATAGGCGAACGCTAACAGGATGTCCGACGCTCCCACGATAGCCGTCAAGGGGGGACGTACTTCCAGCAGCCGCCGCAGGGCGTCCTGCACCCTCGGACGAGGCTGGCCATGCTGCATCACCCAGCTTGCCTCGGGGGTGATGCCTGCTTCCTGCAGCGCATCCATGTAGCCCTCGAACCGCTGTGCGTAATGAGGCATGTAGTGTCCGGTCAGGAAACCGATACGCCGGTGTCCCAGTCGAATCAGCTCGCGGACTGCCTGTCCCATGCCTTCGCGGTTTGCCTGTACGACACGCGGGATAGGAACCTCGGGCTCGGCGTCGACCACAACAACTGGGTAGCCACGTCGCTGCATCCAGAGCAAGCCTTCGTCGTGCAGGGGACCAAACACAAGGGCGGCGTCAAAACGATGATGTCGCTCCCACTCCTGCAGGTAGCTGGCAGAGGCGCCTTTATCGGGGAAATGGAGCAGCAGGCTTCCCCACAGATGCCGGGCGCACTCTTCCGCCGCCGCGTGCAACATGCGCATCTCCCCAACCGAATAGGAAGGACGCGCACCCGGTATCTGCCAGGTATAGATCAGGGCAACCAGATGTTGCTGCACCGGCTGTTTTGGACGGCTGGCTGCAATGACAGTGCCGCGTCGCGTCCGTTCCACCACCCCACGCTGCGCCAAAAGGGTCAACGCGCGTTCGGCGGTCTGGTAGCTGATGCCATAGTGCCGGGCAATCGCGCGGGCAGACCACAGCGGAGTACCTGGTGTCAACTGCCCGGCGCTAACCGCCGACTCGACCTGCTCCACGATTTGCACGTAGAGCGGAGTGCGCAGATGTGGGTTCAGGTGTAACGGTATCACTTTTTCCGTCCTTTGCTATGACTGCTATGATAATCCCATTGCTTACACTATACAGTATCGCGCTGCATTTGTCAAGGGGTTGACGCTCGTTTTTCTGCGAGGTTTTTCGGAAAAGCCGGGGAATGCGCGGCGGAGCGTAATCTCTCTATTTATTGTCTTTCAATGACGGTATAAGTCTGGTAGCAGCCCACAAATGGTAGAATACACCGCCCTTTCCAGAGGTTGCTCTGCCGGGGGAGAAAAGGTTCCGGTTTCACCTTCGAAGATACCGGCACTGTGAACTATCATATTAACTCATGTGTGCTATGATTTTCACAGGGAACAGAGCAGACATGCTATGATGCAGGTGACAGCAGGGGTGTTCGATAACTCCTCTGGATGCATCTTGGGGACGACTTCCTTCCCCTGTGGACCAGAGCAAAACGCAGAGTCGCCTACCGCATCTTTGCCGGATTTTTCCGCAAAATCTCTCGAAACCCCTTGACAAATGCAACGGGGCGGAGTATGATAAAGGTAGTTAATCGTTTACCGTTAATGGTTTGCCGTTAATCGTTTACCTGTTAGGGGGAAGGGATGCGAGTCACGATTAAAGACATCGCGAGCCGGTTGAATCTGTCTACCGCGACAGTGTCCAAAGTGCTGAGCGGGCGAGGCGGTGCGTTTATCTCGGAGGCAACACGGCAAAAGGTGCTGGAGACGGCGAGAGAGATGGGCTATCGCCCCAACCGGGTGGCACGTGCGCTGGTGACGGGAAAAACCGACATCGTCTCGCTGTGGGCGGAGACGCTGGCGCCTTACCACACGGAGGTGGTGAACCTGCTGATGGACCAGATGCGCCCGCACGGTTTCGAGCTTATCATCACCGATATGGTCAAGCATCCCGACTGGCGCGCGTACTGCGAGAAGTTCCCGCAGTGGCACGTGGATGGCATCATCGCGCTGGACTCGCCGCGCTGCGTCAGGGTGTATCGCGAGGCAAACCCGCTGGTGCGCACCCCGCTGGTCAGCATGGGTGCGTACTATGTGGAAGAGGGCGATTTCGTGGGCGTAGACCTGTACTCGGGGGCGATGGAGGCGGTACAGCACCTGCTGCAAGTGGGGTGTCGCCGTCCTGCCTATCTGGTGTGCGAGTACGGCAACCATGTCGGAGACGCCCGCTATGATGCTTACGCGCAGGTCATGCGGCAGGCGGGTCTGGAGCCGCTGGTCATCGTGGCGGAACACTCCTCGCGTCCCTCTGCCCGAGACCGGATGCTGGAGTATCTGGACGAGCATCCCTGCCCCGATGGTCTGTTCTGTTTCAACGATGAGATGGCGATTGGCGCGTACCGTGCGATGTGCGAGCGGGGCATTCGGGTGCCGGATGATGTGGCGATTGTGGGATGTGACGGAATCACCGACACCGAGTATCTGGAGCGACGGCTCAGCACCGTGGTGCAACCGGTACGGGAGATGTGTCGGCTGGGATGGGAGTTCCTGTTCCGGCGCATGGAAAACCCCTCTGTGGCGCCGCAGCAGGTCTTGCTGAAGGCACATCTGGTGGTGCGCGATTCCTCGCGGAGGGGTTGATGACGGGAAAACCCGACAGGCACAGTTGCCTGCCGGTGTCATACATTACAGCCAAAGGAGGTTACACCGCTATGAGACGTGCATTCACCCTGATCGAGCTGCTGGTGGTCATCGCTATCATCGCGATACTGGCAGCCATCCTGTTCCCCGTGTTCGCCCAGGCACGGGAGAAAGCCCGTCAGTCGGCCTGCTTGAGCAACGTCAAGCAGATTGCGCTGGGCGTCATCATGTACACGCAGGATTACGACGAGACCCTGCCGCGCGACCACTCCATCTGGCCCAACCCGGGCGGCGCGCTGGGGCATTACGGTCCGTGCGGACGGCGCAACGTCGACGCCCGTATCGAGACCAAAATCGCCCCCTATCTGAAGAACCTGGACATCTTCTGGTGCAACAGCGCGAACGTGCAGGCAACAGGTGTGGTGGTTTGGACGGCGGACAGCAGTGTGCCCGCAGGTGGGCAGTGCCGGTGGAACGGCTGGGCGTATCCCGACTTCATGTGCTTCCCAGGCGATACCGGCAAAGGACGCCCCTTCAGCTACGGCTGGAACGTGTACACGCTGACCAACCCGAACCACGTGGAGTCGCAAGCGCGTGGCGAACTGGGCTGTCTGCAGGCGTTCCCGCCGGTGCCGCTGGCGGCGGTGGTGTCGCCCGCCACCAAAGTGATGCTGATGGACGGACAGCACAAGGACATGGACGCGTGGCGTGCGCCCTTCGCCAACTACCCCGGCTATCCGTTGCAGGCGGTCAATTGCGAGACGTGCTGGCAGGGCATCAGCAGCATCGGTGCGTGCGTGGGCAACCCGACGCCCATCAACCCGAACAGCCACACGCGCCACTCGCTGGGGCAGAACTGGGCTTACATGGACGGTCACGCCAAGTTCATGCCGCATCGCGAGCTGTGCAAGCCGTGGCCAGCCGTGTGGACGGACGTGTGGGTGAAGTACTGGTGGCACGACCAGCCATAAAAAGGGCACCCTCCTTGCTCCTGCCCGAAGCGTCGAGCGACGGGACAGAGGGCTGAATCGACGGAACGACCCTGCTTTCCCCCCTCTCCCGCAGCGTTGGGAGAGGGGGAAAGTTTTTGCCCTCCGCGTTCTCCGCCTTCCTCGCTTCGTTACAGTACCCAGTGGTGGTGAAGGAGGGTTGCAACTGCCGTTCGACGGTTTCCGTATCTCCTGTCCACGTCAAGGTTTCAATCCTCACCCGTCCCGGGGGACGGGTGCAACGCTGCTCGCGCGTGCGAATCACTTCCCACACCAGCGTTTCAATCCTCACCCGTCCCGGGGGACGGGTGCAACGATGCGTAGAAGTTCGTGATACCGCCCGCCGCGCTTGTTTCAATCCTCACCCGTCCCGGGGGACGGGTGCAACCAGATTGGGCTGTCTCCCCATCCGGCCCATCCACGTTTCAATCCTCACCCGTCCCGGGGGACGGGTGCAACCAGATACTCTTGCCGAAACGCGATTTCTGGCAAAGTTTCAATCCTCACCCGTCCCGGGGGACGGGTGCAACGCGCGTATTGCTTTCTGGCTAGCGCAGCAGTCGTTTGTTTCAATCCTCACCCGTCCCGGGGGACGGGTGCAACAGGGTAAGCCGATTCGCGTTGCCCACGGTTCCCGGGTTTCAATCCTCACCCGTCCCGGGGGACGGGTGCAACCGGGTGCCGCCCGTGCTGCTGGAGTTTCGCGCGAGTTTCAATCCTCACCCGTCCCGGGGGACGGGTGCAACATGCAACGGTGAGGGCGCGTGGGAGATCACCACCAGCGTTTCAATCCTCACCCGTCCCGGGGGACGGGTGCAACCGGTTGGCACGCAATTCCGCGCAGGTTCCGGTGGTTTCAATCCTCACCCGTCCCGGGGGACGGGTGCAACCAAGCGG containing:
- a CDS encoding DUF1559 domain-containing protein, encoding MKRNHGFTLIELLVVIAIIAILAAILFPVFSQAREKARQASCLSNMKQIGLAMMMYLQDYDYTSMRDTFWTFDRPGYCWNGMLQPYVKNTSIFKCPSHGLPANALDWDNTQNYDPWLEYRGKSYGISVYGIVQCTVTPDGTWNTETLKYPSERIAFYEVKANDGSGWGDNAWWVYQSGQPDGGPEGQRLAFRHNDGMNTIHMDGHAKYYTKQFLQNLMDITKTPRQRGPGESQYLFYRMIYYPWSPDMSPQQ
- a CDS encoding GntR family transcriptional regulator, whose translation is MIPLHLNPHLRTPLYVQIVEQVESAVSAGQLTPGTPLWSARAIARHYGISYQTAERALTLLAQRGVVERTRRGTVIAASRPKQPVQQHLVALIYTWQIPGARPSYSVGEMRMLHAAAEECARHLWGSLLLHFPDKGASASYLQEWERHHRFDAALVFGPLHDEGLLWMQRRGYPVVVVDAEPEVPIPRVVQANREGMGQAVRELIRLGHRRIGFLTGHYMPHYAQRFEGYMDALQEAGITPEASWVMQHGQPRPRVQDALRRLLEVRPPLTAIVGASDILLAFAYPAITEMSVRVPEELSLIGFDDEPFCTTMQPPLSSVRVDLEQLARTGVRLLMDMMDGKPVPHRVEIPAQVVLRDSCAPPFSHNTFTSQHQKEGSP
- a CDS encoding LacI family transcriptional regulator, translating into MRVTIKDIASRLNLSTATVSKVLSGRGGAFISEATRQKVLETAREMGYRPNRVARALVTGKTDIVSLWAETLAPYHTEVVNLLMDQMRPHGFELIITDMVKHPDWRAYCEKFPQWHVDGIIALDSPRCVRVYREANPLVRTPLVSMGAYYVEEGDFVGVDLYSGAMEAVQHLLQVGCRRPAYLVCEYGNHVGDARYDAYAQVMRQAGLEPLVIVAEHSSRPSARDRMLEYLDEHPCPDGLFCFNDEMAIGAYRAMCERGIRVPDDVAIVGCDGITDTEYLERRLSTVVQPVREMCRLGWEFLFRRMENPSVAPQQVLLKAHLVVRDSSRRG